In Indicator indicator isolate 239-I01 chromosome 28, UM_Iind_1.1, whole genome shotgun sequence, one DNA window encodes the following:
- the GAPVD1 gene encoding GTPase-activating protein and VPS9 domain-containing protein 1 isoform X2, translating into MVKLDIHTLAHHLKQERLYVNSEKQLIQRLNADVLKTAEKLYRTAWISKQQRINLDRLIITSAEASPAECCQHAKILEDTQFVDGYKQLGFQETAYGEFLNRLRENPRLIASCLVAGEKLNQDNTQSVIHTVFTSIYGNCIMQEDESYLLQVLRYLIEFELKESDNPRRLLRRGTCAFSILFKLFSEGLFSAKLFLTATLHEPIMQLLVEDEDHLETDPNKLIERFSPVQQEKLFGEKGTEKFKQRVQEMVESNEAKLVTLVNKFIGYLKQNTYCFPHSLRWIVSQMYKTLSCVDRLEVGEVRAMCTDLLLACFICPAIVNPEQYGIISDAPINEVARFNLMQVGRLLQQLAMTGSEEGDPRKSNLAKFDKSCVAAFLDVVIDGRAVETPPMSSVNLLEGLSRTVVYMTYSQLTSLVGFMRNVMSSDQLKEDRMALENLLANLPQNKPGKSSSLEMTPYNTPQLSPATTPANKKNRLPIATRSRSRSNILMDQHGDHEGSSQETIPEVQPEEVLVISLGTGPQITPGMMSENEVLNMQLTDGGQGDVPVDENKLHGKPDKTLRFSLCSDNLEGISEGPSNRSNSVSSLDLEGESVSELGAGPSGSNGVEALQLLEHEQATTQDNLDDKLRKFEIRDMMGLTDDRDISETVSETWSTDVLGSDFDPNIDEDRLQEIAGAAAENMLGSLLCLPGSGSILLDPCTGSTISETTSEAWSVEVLPSDSEAPDLKQEERLQELESCSGLGSTSDDTDVREVSSRPSTPGLSVVSGISATSEDIPNKIEDLRSECSSDFGGKDSVTSPDMDETAHGASQLTSPPSQTDSLLALFDPLSSNEGVSAVVRPKVHYARPSHPPPDPPILEGAMGGNEARLPTFGSHSLIPTDLEAFKQRHSYPERLVRSRSSDIVSSVRRPMSDPGWNRRPGNEERELPMLTTNTGAAVLAASQSSSSSPSKDSSRGEIEERKDSDDEKSDRNKPWWRKRFVSAMPKAPIPFRKKEKQEKDKDDMVPDRYATLQDDPSPRLSAQAQAAEDILDKYRNAIKRTSPSEGAIVNYDGAGENLDFIIITNILFHTAIEITTLGDGESMHDSPRDEALQNISADDLPDSASQVAQPQSSAFSYRDAKKKLRLALCSADSVAFPMLTHSTRNGLPDHTDPEDNEIVCFLKVQLAEAINLQDKNLMAQLQETMRCVSRFDNRTCRKLLASIAEDYRKRAPYIAYLTRCRQGLQTTQAHLERLLQRVLRDKEVANRYFTTVCVRLLLESKEKKIREFIQDFQKLTAADDKTAQVEDFLQFLYGAMAQDAIWQNASEEQLQDAQLAIERSVMNRIFKLAFYPNQDGDILRDQVLHEHIHRLSKVVTANHKALQIPEVYLREAPWPSAQSEIRTISAYKTPRDKVQCILRMCSTIMNLLSLANEDSVPGADDFVPVLVFVLIKANPPCLLSTVQYISSFYANCLSGEESYWWMQFTAAVEFIKTIDDRK; encoded by the exons ATGGTGAAGCTGGACATACACACCCTGGCCCATCACCTCAAGCAGGAGCGGCTCTACGTAAACTCCGAAAAGCAACTCATCCAAAGGCTCAATGCAGATGTGTTGAAGACGGCTGAGAAGCTGTACCGCACAGCATGGATTTCCAAGCAGCAAAGGATTAACTTGGACAGACTGATTATAACAAG tgCTGAAGCTTCTCCTGCTGAATGTTGCCAGCATGCAAAAATCTTGGAGGATACACAGTTTGTGGATGGGTATAAGCAGTTGGGATTTCAGGAGACTGCTTATGGAGAATTCCtaaacagactgagagaaaacCCTAGGCTTATTGCATCCTGTCTGGTGGCCGGAGAGAAGCTCAACCAGGACAACACTCAGAGTGTTATTCACACAGTCTTCACCTCCATTTATGGCAACTGCATCATGCAAGAGGATGAGAGCTACCTCCTCCAGGTCCTCCGTTACTTGATTGAATTTGAACTGAAGGAAAGTGACAACCCGAGGCGGCTGCTGAGGCGAGGCACctgtgccttcagcatcttatTCAAACTTTTCTCTGAAGGACTCTTTTCTGCAAAACTTTTTCTTACTGCAACTTTACATGAGCCAATCATGCAGCTTCTGGTTGAAGATGAAGACCACCTGGAAACAGATCCAAACAAGTTAATTGAGAGATTCTCCCCAGTACAACAGGAAAAGTTATTTGGAGAGAAAGGCACAGAAAAGTTCAAGCAAAGAGTCCAAGAGATGGTTGAGTCCAATGAGGCCAAGCTGGTGACCTTAGTGAACAAATTCATTGGCTATCTCAAACAAAACACATACTGTTTTCCTCACAGCTTGAGATGGATTGTATCACAAATGTACAAAACACTCTCGTGTGTAGACAGGCTGGAGGTTGGGGAGGTCAGAGCAATGTGCACAGATCTTCTTCTAGCGTGTTTCATCTGCCCTGCAATTGTCAACCCAGAGCAGTATGGGATCATTTCTGATGCTCCTATAAATGAGGTGGCAAGATTTAATCTGATGCAG GTTGGGAGACTTCTGCAGCAATTGGCAATGACAGGTTCTGAAGAGGGAGATCCACGTAAGAGCAACCTTGCTAAATTTGACAAA agctgtgttGCTGCTTTCCTGGATGTAGTTATTGATGGGCGTGCAGTTGAAACTCCTCCCATGTCTTCTGTTAACCTTTTGGAAGGTTTGAGTAGAACAGTGGTTTACATGACATACAGCCAGCTGACTTCTCTG GTTGGCTTTATGCGGAACGTAATGTCAAGCGATCAGCTTAAGGAAGATCGAATGGCTTTGGAAAACTTGCTGGCAAACTTACCCCAGAACAAAccagggaaaagcagcagccttgAAATGACTCCGTATAATACCCCCCAGCTTTCTCCTGCAACGACTCCAGCGAACAAAAAAAATCGACTGCCAATAG caACTCGTAGCAGAAGTAGATCAAACATTCTAATGGATCAGCATGGAGATCATGAAGGATCCTCCCAGGAGACTATCCCAGAAGTTCAGCCGGAAGAAGTGCTGGTGATTTCTTTGGGGACAGGTCCACAGATTACTCCAGGAATGATGTCAGAAAATGAG GTTTTAAATATGCAGCTTACAGATGGTGGACaaggagatgtccctgttgatGAAAACAAACTCCATGGTAAACCTGATAAAACCTTGCGCTTTTCCCTCTGCAGTGATAATCTGGAAGGAATATCTGAAG GTCCTTCAAATCGCTCCAACTCTGTGTCATCTTTGGACTTAGAAGGGGAGTCTGTGTCAGAGCTTGGCGCAGGCCCCTCTGGGAGCAATGGTGTTGAAGCTCTGCAACTCTTAGAGCACGAACAAG CCACAACTCAGGATAATCTTGATGATAAGCTCCGTAAGTTTGAAATCCGTGATATGATGGGGCTGACAGATGACAGAGATATATCAGAAACTGTGAGCGAAACGTGGAGTACAGATGTCTTAGGAAGTGACTTTGATCCAAATATCGATGAAGATCGTCTGCAAGAAATAGCAG gtgcagctgcagagaacatGCTAGGCAGCTTGCTGTGTTTACCAGGTTCAGGATCCATCTTGCTTGATCCCTGCACAGGTTCAACCATATCAGAGACCACAAGTGAGGCGTGGAGTGTGGAAGTATTACCAAGTGATTCAG AGGCCCCAGACttaaaacaggaggaaagactACAAGAACTGGAAAGCTGTTCAGGGTTGGGTAGCACATCTGATGACACGGATGTGAGGGAGGTCAGTTCTCGACCCAGCACACCCGGCCTCAGCGTTGTATCAG GTATTAGTGCAACATCTGAAGATATTCCTAACAAGATTGAAGATCTCAGGTCTGAATGTAGCTCTGACTTTGGGGGAAAAGATTCTGTGACAAGTCCTGACATGGATGAAACAGCCCATG GAGCCAGTCAATTGACATCTCCTCCTAGTCAGACAGATTCTTTGCTTGCATTGTTTGATCCTCTGTCGTCAAATGAGG GTGTATCAGCTGTAGTAAGGCCTAAAGTACACTATGCAAGACCCTCTCATCCACCACCAGATCCACCAATCTTGGAAGGAGCTATGGGAGGTAATGAGGCCCGATTGCCAACCTTTGGGTCTCACAGTTTAATTCCAACTGATTTAGAGGCATTCAAGCAGAGACATTCTTACCCAGAGAGGCTAGTCCGCAGTAGGAGTTCAGATATAGTATCGTCAGTTCGGAGACCCATGAGTGATCCTGGGTGGAACAGACGTCCTGGTAATGAGGAGAGGGAACTCCCTATGCTGACCACCAACACTGGAGCGGCTGTTTTGGCTGCATCTCAgtcttcttcttcatctcccaGTAAAGACTCATCTAGGGGAGAG ATTGAAGAACGAAAAGACAGTGATGATGAGAAGTCTGACAGAAACAAGCCCTGGTGGAGGAAACGTTTTGTGTCTGCCATGCCCAAAG CTCCTATTCcatttagaaagaaagaaaaacaagaaaaagacaaagatgaCATGGTGCCTGACAGATATGCAACACTTCAAG ATGATCCCAGCCCAAGGCTCAGTGCGCAGGCCCAAGCTGCAGAGGACATTCTGGACAAGTACAGGAATGCAATTAAGCGAACCAGTCCCAGTGAAGGAGCCATAGTCAACTATGATGGTGCAGGTGAGAACCTGGATTTTATAATCATCACCAACATA CTCTTTCATACTGCCATTGAGATAACT ACTCTGGGGGATGGTGAGAGTATGCATGACTCTCCACGTGATGAGGCTTTGCAAAACATATCTGCAGATGATCTCCCAGACTCTGCAAGTCAAGTAGCACAGCCACAAAGTTCTGCATTCTCCTATAG GGATGCAAAGAAGAAATTGAGATTGGCTCTTTGTTCGGCAGATTCTGTTGCCTTCCCCATGTTGACACATTCAACAAGGAATGGTCTACCAGACCACACAGACCCTGAAG ATAATGAAATTGTGTGCTTCTTGAAAGTTCAGCTTGCTGAAGCTATTAACCTCCAAGACAAGAACTTGATGGCCCAGCTTCAAGAGACAATGCGGTGTGTAAGCCGCTTTGATAACAGGACCTGTCGAAAGCTGCTGGCATCTATTGCAGAGGACTATAG GAAAAGAGCTCCATATATTGCTTATTTAACTCGATGTCGCCAAGGCCTGCAAACGACACAAGCGCACTTGGAAAGGCTGTTGCAAAGAGTTCTGCGAGATAAAGAAGTGGCCAACAGATACTTCACTACAGTATGTGTGAGGTTACTACTagagagcaaagaaaagaaaataagggaGTTTATTCAAG ACTTCCAGAAACTCACAGCAGCAGATGATAAAACAGCACAAGTTGAGGATTTTCTTCAGTTCTTATACGGGGCTATGGCTCAGGATGCCATATGGCAGAACGCCAGTGAAGAACAGCTCCAGGACGCACAGTTAGCGATAGAGCGCAGTGTGATGAATCGGATTTTCAAACTTGCGTTCTACCCTAACCAGGATGGAGACATTCTGCGTGACCA gGTCCTTCATGAGCACATACATAGGTTATCTAAAGTAGTGACTGCAAACCACAAAGCACTTCAGATACCTGAG GTATATCTCCGGGAGGCACCGTGGCCATCTGCACAGTCTGAAATCCGCACAATAAGCGCTTACAAAACCCCCCGAGACAAAGTTCAGTGTATCCTGCGAATGTGTTCAACCATCATGAACCTGCTTAGTCTGGCAAATGAAGATTCAGTACCTGGGGCAGATGATTTTGTTCCTGTTCTGGTCTTTGTCCTCATAAAG GCAAATCCACCTTGCTTGCTGTCCACTGTTCAGTACATCAGTAGTTTCTATGCCAACtgtttgtctggagaagagtcaTACTGGTGGATGCAGTTCACAGCAGCAGTTGAATTCATCAAAACTATTGATGATCGCAAGTAA